One window from the genome of Microbulbifer pacificus encodes:
- the lptC gene encoding LPS export ABC transporter periplasmic protein LptC, translating to MRTWLPLVIVVALISLGLWFTESPSKQLLGKRPTQQEHNRAADLIIRDARTRHYSTEGTLAYEVDAERVTFFQFARRDRADLTEPRMVFYQGENTKWHTESRTGVAYDNGQKVELNGDVSIMELPQPGITLRTEKITLKPREEFAETDKVVTITDGSNRTTGKGLRADLKQDKVEILSNVESSYEPR from the coding sequence ATGCGCACTTGGTTACCACTTGTTATCGTGGTCGCACTTATCTCCCTGGGACTGTGGTTTACCGAGAGCCCGTCCAAGCAGTTGTTGGGCAAGCGCCCGACCCAGCAGGAACACAACAGGGCCGCGGACCTCATCATTCGCGATGCCCGCACGCGCCACTACAGCACCGAGGGCACCCTCGCCTATGAGGTCGATGCCGAGCGGGTCACCTTCTTCCAGTTTGCGCGCCGGGATCGCGCGGATCTCACGGAGCCCCGCATGGTGTTTTACCAGGGAGAAAACACCAAGTGGCACACCGAATCCCGCACCGGGGTCGCCTACGACAACGGGCAGAAGGTTGAACTCAACGGTGACGTCTCCATCATGGAATTGCCACAGCCGGGAATCACCCTGCGCACGGAAAAGATCACTCTCAAACCCCGGGAAGAATTCGCCGAAACGGACAAAGTTGTTACCATTACCGACGGCTCCAATCGCACCACAGGCAAAGGCCTGCGCGCTGATCTAAAACAGGACAAGGTAGAAATTCTGTCAAATGTGGAAAGCAGCTATGAACCACGCTGA
- the lptA gene encoding lipopolysaccharide transport periplasmic protein LptA — protein MNHADLRGIRRPTATHRLWAAAIAALLLAGQTHALPNDREQPVKVSADKFEANRSQNLSIYSGNVVISQGSLQIRADRVEVHGNTKGEINKVIATGAPAHFQQQVEESTSPVKARAKRIEFLVSTDALQLSGEAFVDRDGNTLSAEHIDYDLKSEQMQAQGQSEKKRVEMIWKPESKPEAGPVENRQ, from the coding sequence ATGAACCACGCTGATTTGCGCGGCATCCGCCGACCGACGGCGACCCACCGGCTGTGGGCCGCGGCCATTGCGGCGCTGCTGCTGGCAGGGCAAACCCACGCCCTGCCCAACGATCGCGAGCAGCCGGTAAAGGTTTCCGCCGACAAGTTTGAAGCCAACCGCAGCCAGAACCTGTCTATATACAGTGGCAATGTGGTCATCAGTCAGGGGTCGCTGCAGATTCGCGCCGACCGCGTGGAAGTGCACGGCAACACCAAAGGGGAAATCAACAAGGTGATTGCCACCGGTGCCCCCGCCCATTTTCAGCAGCAAGTGGAAGAGAGCACCAGCCCGGTGAAGGCCCGCGCCAAGCGTATCGAGTTTCTGGTAAGCACGGATGCCCTGCAACTCAGCGGCGAAGCGTTTGTGGATCGCGATGGCAACACCCTGTCTGCGGAGCACATAGATTACGACCTCAAAAGCGAGCAGATGCAGGCCCAGGGACAATCGGAGAAAAAGCGCGTAGAGATGATCTGGAAGCCCGAATCCAAGCCAGAGGCAGGTCCCGTGGAAAACCGCCAATAG
- the lptB gene encoding LPS export ABC transporter ATP-binding protein, with product MPTLQALHLAKQYKKRKVVKDVSVSVSSGQVVGLLGPNGAGKTTCFYMIAGLVQADAGQVMIDEEDITGLSMHGRARKGIGYLPQEASVFRRLSVQDNILAILETRKDLDRSQRQEQLEALLQEFHITHIRESLGMALSGGERRRVEIARALATNPAFVLLDEPFAGVDPISVNDIKQIIRHLRDRGIGVLITDHNVRETLDICETAYIVSEGHIIASGAPKDVAENKQVKDVYLGHEFTI from the coding sequence ATGCCGACGCTCCAAGCGCTCCACCTCGCCAAGCAGTACAAGAAGCGCAAAGTCGTTAAAGATGTCTCCGTGAGTGTTTCAAGCGGTCAGGTCGTCGGCCTGCTCGGCCCCAACGGCGCCGGCAAGACCACCTGTTTCTATATGATTGCCGGCCTGGTGCAGGCCGATGCGGGCCAGGTGATGATCGATGAGGAAGACATTACCGGGCTGTCCATGCACGGGCGCGCACGCAAGGGCATTGGCTATTTGCCCCAGGAGGCCTCGGTATTCCGGCGTCTGTCGGTGCAGGACAATATCCTCGCCATCCTCGAGACCCGCAAGGATCTGGATCGCAGCCAGCGCCAGGAGCAGCTGGAAGCGCTGCTGCAGGAGTTTCATATCACGCACATCCGTGAGAGCCTCGGTATGGCGCTGTCGGGCGGCGAGCGTCGCCGGGTGGAGATCGCCCGCGCACTGGCCACCAATCCCGCCTTCGTACTGCTGGATGAGCCCTTCGCGGGAGTGGACCCCATCTCGGTGAACGACATCAAGCAGATTATCCGCCACCTGCGCGACCGCGGCATCGGCGTACTCATTACCGACCATAACGTGCGCGAGACCCTGGATATCTGTGAAACCGCCTACATTGTCAGCGAGGGACACATCATCGCCTCCGGCGCCCCCAAGGACGTTGCCGAGAACAAGCAGGTGAAAGACGTCTACCTGGGACACGAGTTCACCATCTGA
- a CDS encoding RNA polymerase factor sigma-54, with product MKQSLQLKLGTSLTMTPQLQQAIRLLQLSTLELQQEIQSALDSNPLLESDFDEHGGEQLQEQNTPASIDQRTGDNADSRLDSEPETAADGDWSSDIPEDLPVDTRWDDIYTNSSHSGGEGEEYALEQRNAASESLQDHLLWQLNLTPLTADDKLIGETLIDAIAPNGFLDIDIEELAASFSVETEEVLAVLKAIQQFEPVGCGARDLRESLLLQLRQLPESTPWLPQAVTVVGQHLDLLGKRDFRQLSRRTRLSEAQLGEVMRLIQTLTPYPGEAFGGEEPQYVVPDVIVSRREQRWVVELNPETTPKLRINDAYAALIRRADNSIENNYLRDNLQEARWFLKSLQSRHETLLKVASCIVEKQQGFFELGPEAMKPMVLANIAETIGMHESTISRVTTQKYMLTPRGVFELKYFFSSHVSTDSGEDASSTAIRALIRKLVDAEQPRKPLSDNKITQELDKQGIQVARRTVAKYRESMGIPSSSERKRLV from the coding sequence ATGAAGCAGTCACTCCAGTTAAAACTCGGCACTTCGCTGACAATGACGCCTCAGCTGCAACAGGCTATCCGCCTGCTGCAGCTGTCGACGCTGGAGCTGCAACAGGAAATTCAGTCCGCCCTCGACAGTAATCCGCTGCTGGAGTCGGATTTCGACGAGCATGGTGGCGAGCAACTGCAGGAACAGAACACCCCCGCCAGTATTGATCAGCGAACCGGCGACAATGCCGACAGCCGCCTCGACAGCGAGCCCGAGACCGCCGCGGATGGCGACTGGAGCAGCGACATCCCCGAAGACCTGCCTGTGGACACCCGCTGGGACGACATCTACACCAACAGCAGCCACTCCGGCGGCGAGGGCGAAGAGTACGCACTGGAACAGCGCAATGCCGCCTCGGAGAGCCTGCAGGACCACCTGCTGTGGCAACTGAACCTCACCCCGCTCACCGCCGACGACAAGCTGATCGGCGAGACACTGATCGATGCCATCGCCCCCAACGGGTTTCTCGACATCGACATCGAAGAGCTTGCGGCGTCATTCAGTGTGGAGACGGAAGAAGTGCTGGCCGTGCTGAAAGCCATCCAGCAGTTCGAGCCCGTGGGCTGCGGCGCACGCGATCTGCGGGAGAGCCTGCTGCTGCAATTGCGCCAGCTGCCGGAATCCACCCCCTGGCTGCCCCAGGCGGTTACCGTGGTCGGCCAGCACCTGGACCTGCTGGGCAAACGCGACTTCCGCCAGCTGAGCCGCCGCACCCGCCTGAGCGAAGCCCAGCTCGGCGAGGTAATGCGCCTCATTCAGACGCTGACCCCCTACCCCGGAGAGGCCTTCGGCGGTGAGGAGCCCCAATATGTTGTACCGGATGTGATCGTCAGCCGCCGCGAACAGCGCTGGGTGGTGGAGCTGAACCCGGAAACCACCCCCAAGCTGCGCATCAATGACGCCTATGCCGCTCTGATTCGCCGCGCCGACAATTCCATCGAGAACAACTACCTGCGCGACAACCTGCAGGAAGCACGCTGGTTCCTGAAAAGTCTGCAAAGCCGTCACGAGACGTTGCTCAAGGTGGCGAGCTGTATCGTCGAGAAGCAGCAGGGCTTTTTCGAGCTGGGCCCGGAGGCCATGAAACCCATGGTACTGGCCAATATTGCCGAGACCATCGGCATGCACGAATCCACCATCTCCCGGGTGACCACGCAGAAGTACATGCTTACTCCCCGCGGCGTTTTCGAGCTCAAGTACTTCTTCTCCAGCCACGTGAGTACCGATTCCGGCGAGGATGCCTCCTCCACCGCCATCCGCGCCCTGATCCGCAAACTGGTGGATGCCGAGCAACCGCGCAAGCCGCTGTCGGACAACAAAATCACTCAGGAGCTGGACAAGCAGGGCATCCAGGTGGCCCGCCGCACCGTCGCCAAATACCGGGAATCCATGGGCATTCCCTCCTCCAGCGAGCGCAAGCGACTGGTGTGA
- the hpf gene encoding ribosome hibernation-promoting factor, HPF/YfiA family, which produces MQINISGHHVDLTPAIRDYCLTKLDKLSRHNDLITNAQVILSVDKLIQKAEARVHVNGNKDIFADSESEDMYAAIDSLTDKLDRQLLKHKEKLRSHR; this is translated from the coding sequence ATGCAGATCAATATCAGTGGCCATCATGTAGACCTTACCCCGGCCATTCGCGATTACTGCCTGACCAAGCTGGACAAGCTCTCCCGCCACAATGACCTGATCACCAATGCCCAGGTCATACTTTCCGTCGACAAACTCATCCAGAAAGCGGAAGCGCGGGTTCATGTGAACGGCAACAAGGACATTTTTGCCGATTCGGAATCGGAAGACATGTACGCGGCGATCGATTCGCTCACGGACAAACTCGACCGACAGCTACTGAAACACAAAGAAAAGTTACGCAGTCACCGCTAG
- the ptsN gene encoding PTS IIA-like nitrogen regulatory protein PtsN, giving the protein MTLEALLSPRLSLCHLAGSSKKKLLLNIAQAISEQYPELDSDTVFNQLVARERLGSTGIGEGVAIPHCRLPGCERPIGVLCTTSPAVDFDAIDRQPVDLLFALLVPEDSEQEHLDTLAQIAALFSDSRVRDKLREATTSDELYALAINSAAAA; this is encoded by the coding sequence ATGACATTGGAAGCATTACTCTCTCCCCGCCTGAGCCTGTGCCACCTGGCGGGGAGCAGCAAGAAAAAGCTGTTACTCAACATCGCGCAGGCGATCTCTGAACAATACCCCGAGCTGGATTCCGATACCGTCTTCAACCAGCTGGTAGCCCGGGAGCGCCTGGGCTCCACCGGTATCGGCGAAGGCGTGGCCATCCCCCATTGCCGCCTGCCCGGCTGCGAGCGCCCGATTGGCGTCCTCTGCACCACGTCACCCGCTGTGGATTTCGATGCCATCGACCGCCAGCCGGTCGACCTGCTGTTTGCCCTGCTGGTTCCGGAAGACTCGGAACAGGAACATCTGGACACCCTGGCACAGATCGCCGCCCTGTTCAGTGACAGCCGGGTGCGCGACAAGCTGCGTGAAGCCACTACCAGTGACGAACTCTACGCACTGGCCATCAACAGCGCTGCGGCGGCATAA
- the rapZ gene encoding RNase adapter RapZ has translation MRLVIISGRSGSGKSSALELLEDVGFNCIDNLPASLLPELIRRVTEHPPQETTHLALGIDARNLWHDVRQAPRVISELRESGVECDVIYLDARSPVLVQRFSETRRKHPLSDSRTHLLEALNHEKELLAPLAAMADLVIDTSSLSLHQLRDQVKTRVVGKDSPGMAILFQSFGFKHGVPVDADLVFDLRCLPNPYWVAELRNKTGLDPEVAEFLRAHGETEDMQRDITTFLERWLPSYQQSNRSYTCVAIGCTGGRHRSVYMAEQLARHFSSEFKNVQIRHREQQK, from the coding sequence ATGCGACTGGTGATCATCAGCGGCCGCTCAGGCTCAGGAAAGAGTTCTGCCCTGGAACTGCTTGAGGATGTCGGCTTCAACTGCATCGACAACCTCCCCGCCAGTCTGCTGCCGGAATTGATCCGCCGGGTTACAGAGCACCCCCCTCAGGAAACCACCCATCTGGCCCTCGGCATCGATGCCCGCAACCTGTGGCACGATGTACGCCAGGCACCCCGGGTAATCAGCGAGTTGCGCGAAAGCGGCGTCGAATGTGATGTCATCTACCTGGACGCCCGCTCACCGGTGCTGGTACAGCGCTTTAGTGAAACCCGCCGCAAGCACCCCCTGAGCGACAGCCGCACCCATCTGCTGGAAGCCCTCAATCACGAGAAAGAGCTGCTCGCCCCGCTGGCGGCAATGGCCGACCTGGTAATCGACACCAGCAGCCTCAGCCTGCATCAGCTGCGCGACCAGGTAAAAACCCGCGTAGTGGGCAAGGACTCTCCGGGAATGGCGATCCTGTTCCAGTCCTTTGGATTCAAACACGGCGTTCCGGTGGACGCGGATCTGGTGTTCGACCTGCGCTGCCTGCCCAACCCCTACTGGGTAGCAGAACTGCGCAATAAGACCGGACTCGACCCGGAAGTGGCGGAATTTCTGCGAGCCCATGGCGAAACCGAAGATATGCAGCGGGACATCACCACATTTCTCGAGCGCTGGCTGCCCTCCTACCAACAGAGCAATCGCAGTTACACCTGCGTCGCCATTGGCTGCACCGGCGGTCGCCACCGCTCGGTGTACATGGCAGAGCAGCTCGCCAGGCACTTTTCCAGTGAATTCAAGAATGTCCAGATCCGACATCGAGAGCAGCAGAAATAA
- a CDS encoding HPr family phosphocarrier protein, with product MQKSRITIINKLGLHARAASKLAQTSARFSSEVKVHCQGKAVDGKSVMALMLLAAGKGIELELEVCGRDEDAAHEAICALINDRFGEGE from the coding sequence ATGCAGAAAAGCCGCATCACCATCATCAACAAACTCGGTCTCCACGCCCGCGCCGCCAGCAAACTGGCCCAGACCAGCGCCCGCTTCTCATCGGAAGTGAAGGTGCACTGCCAGGGCAAGGCGGTGGACGGCAAGAGCGTGATGGCGCTGATGCTGCTTGCGGCCGGCAAGGGCATAGAGCTGGAGCTGGAAGTCTGCGGCCGTGACGAGGACGCCGCGCACGAGGCAATCTGCGCACTGATCAATGACCGGTTTGGCGAAGGTGAGTAG